Proteins from a single region of Oncorhynchus tshawytscha isolate Ot180627B linkage group LG03, Otsh_v2.0, whole genome shotgun sequence:
- the lenep gene encoding lens epithelial cell protein LEP503, with translation MHPQRPLPQAMPSSLGQNLRDMAMGLGRGKNFLGGNIAYGFIQSLKECLYFVLCCWCIKEILD, from the coding sequence ATGCACCCCCAGCGTCCTCTCCCCCAGGCCATGCCCTCCTCCCTCGGGCAGAACCTGCGTGACATGGCCATGGGCCTAGGCAGAGGGAAGAACTTCCTTGGTGGGAACATTGCCTACGGCTTCATCCAGTCCCTCAAGGAGTGCCTCTACTTCGTACTCTGCTGCTGGTGCATCAAGGAGatactggactga